One stretch of Bacillus marinisedimentorum DNA includes these proteins:
- a CDS encoding chromate transporter — MIYWEIFLAFFIANLLGYGGGPSTIPLVQNEVVNRYGWMSLQEFGDLLAIANVLPGPIATKMAGFIGYQMGGVFGAVIALAATILPSALAVILLFKFVNVFKEAPQVKLMTKSVQPIIAVLLGVLAYQFFLTAFEKSGMFHLALLAAAGFLAMNKLKVHPALVIVGGLFYGGIFLS, encoded by the coding sequence ATGATTTACTGGGAGATCTTTTTGGCTTTTTTCATAGCGAATCTGCTTGGATACGGCGGCGGGCCATCTACGATTCCGCTTGTGCAAAACGAGGTCGTTAACCGTTATGGATGGATGTCGCTCCAGGAGTTCGGCGACCTTCTGGCAATTGCCAATGTGCTGCCCGGTCCGATTGCAACGAAAATGGCCGGATTCATCGGTTACCAGATGGGCGGGGTTTTTGGGGCGGTGATTGCCCTTGCGGCAACAATTCTGCCCTCGGCGCTGGCTGTTATCCTGCTGTTCAAATTTGTGAATGTATTCAAAGAAGCGCCGCAGGTTAAACTGATGACGAAATCGGTTCAGCCGATTATCGCTGTTCTTCTTGGCGTTCTTGCTTATCAATTTTTTCTTACGGCATTTGAAAAGAGCGGCATGTTTCATCTTGCGCTGCTCGCTGCTGCAGGGTTTTTAGCGATGAACAAACTGAAAGTCCATCCGGCGCTTGTCATTGTCGGAGGCCTATTTTATGGCGGAATCTTTTTATCCTGA
- a CDS encoding GntR family transcriptional regulator: protein MKWAEDELLSIRERAYIYLKNLILEGEYEPGDRLIERELADKLKISRTPIREALFRLESQGFVKTVPRKGVIVSNISEQEVIEVFTILSSLEVLAAKLAAQRMDEETQKEFDRQIAELEKLEEQDEDNFELEHIEMNLLLYKAAKSPKLYEILSGLTDYIQMSANMGYEAEGRKRESLKEHIQIMKSLRNKEAELAEYLTKIHIENSKKAYISYVNKRKGAETADAE, encoded by the coding sequence ATGAAATGGGCTGAAGACGAACTGCTATCGATCAGGGAGCGGGCCTATATTTATCTTAAAAACCTGATCCTTGAAGGGGAGTACGAACCGGGGGACAGACTGATTGAAAGGGAACTCGCCGACAAATTGAAAATCAGCCGGACGCCAATCCGGGAAGCCTTATTCAGGCTTGAATCGCAGGGGTTTGTCAAAACGGTTCCAAGAAAAGGAGTCATAGTCTCCAACATTTCGGAGCAGGAAGTGATTGAAGTGTTCACCATCCTGTCTTCACTTGAGGTTCTGGCTGCGAAGCTCGCCGCCCAGCGGATGGATGAAGAGACACAAAAGGAGTTTGACCGGCAGATTGCTGAACTTGAAAAACTCGAAGAACAAGACGAGGATAACTTCGAGCTCGAACATATCGAGATGAACCTGCTTCTTTACAAAGCCGCCAAGAGCCCTAAACTGTATGAAATTCTTTCCGGCTTGACGGACTATATCCAGATGTCCGCCAATATGGGATATGAAGCAGAGGGCCGCAAAAGGGAGTCTTTGAAAGAACATATTCAAATTATGAAGTCACTCAGGAATAAAGAGGCTGAACTGGCCGAATATCTAACGAAGATTCATATTGAGAACTCAAAGAAAGCTTATATCAGTTACGTGAACAAACGGAAAGGCGCGGAGACTGCGGATGCCGAATAA
- a CDS encoding aspartate dehydrogenase, with protein sequence MLSVGLIGFGAIGKDVLSYIGKGKAGSVQVNGILVNSAEKHLAAGAPKELITDDTERFFNRDYDFIIESAGHGAVRQFAEKALIGGSHFITVSVGAFTDEELYERITAAAESCGRKLIMPSAAIGGLDRIAAAALSELDEVTLVTRKPPAAWRGTIAEEKVNLDTISDAAVIYEGTARESAKMFPKSTNVSAALSLSGIGFDRTKVKVLVDPSVKRNTHQIIAKGFFGEVTFEIQNKVLRDYSPPVVIGV encoded by the coding sequence ATGCTTTCTGTAGGTTTAATTGGGTTCGGGGCAATCGGGAAAGATGTGCTTTCCTATATCGGTAAAGGGAAGGCCGGTTCGGTCCAGGTAAATGGGATACTTGTCAATTCGGCAGAAAAACACCTGGCTGCCGGTGCTCCAAAAGAACTGATCACTGACGACACGGAACGTTTCTTCAATCGAGACTATGACTTTATTATTGAGAGTGCGGGACACGGGGCGGTCCGGCAATTTGCAGAGAAGGCACTGATTGGCGGCAGCCATTTCATAACTGTATCCGTCGGCGCCTTCACAGATGAGGAATTGTATGAACGAATAACCGCTGCCGCAGAATCGTGCGGACGGAAATTGATCATGCCGTCTGCAGCCATCGGGGGGCTTGATCGCATAGCCGCTGCTGCTCTCAGTGAACTCGATGAAGTGACACTTGTAACAAGAAAACCGCCGGCTGCCTGGAGGGGGACAATCGCGGAAGAAAAAGTCAATCTCGATACGATCAGCGATGCGGCTGTCATATATGAAGGTACAGCCCGGGAATCGGCTAAGATGTTCCCGAAAAGCACAAATGTCTCGGCGGCACTCAGCCTTTCCGGCATCGGCTTTGACAGGACGAAAGTAAAAGTCCTCGTCGATCCATCCGTTAAGCGGAATACGCACCAGATTATTGCAAAAGGGTTCTTCGGTGAAGTCACATTCGAGATTCAAAATAAAGTTTTAAGGGATTACTCCCCACCTGTCGTCATTGGAGTTTGA
- a CDS encoding 2Fe-2S iron-sulfur cluster-binding protein, translated as MPKINYSTSGKILEVPENSNILRMSLRYDGELPNRCGGGICGTCVCKIEEGAENLDKVKVQERRKLGDEWLENGYRLGCQTFVENGDVTISWNEEVTSQVKKRKPEKIKKGQPTAVK; from the coding sequence ATGCCGAAAATCAATTATTCAACAAGCGGAAAAATCCTTGAGGTACCGGAAAACTCAAATATTTTACGGATGTCTCTCCGTTATGACGGAGAACTGCCCAATCGCTGCGGCGGAGGAATTTGCGGAACATGTGTATGTAAAATAGAAGAAGGTGCTGAAAACCTTGATAAAGTAAAAGTGCAGGAACGCCGCAAACTTGGAGATGAATGGCTGGAAAATGGGTACAGGCTTGGATGCCAGACGTTCGTAGAAAATGGTGATGTCACGATTTCGTGGAATGAGGAAGTCACTTCCCAGGTGAAGAAGCGGAAACCGGAAAAAATCAAGAAGGGACAGCCGACAGCAGTAAAATAA
- a CDS encoding RidA family protein, producing the protein MVDAAGSRKLEVSGTIPYAGNPIKHGAVEDKLAASGYELPDPPSPAGNYLAAIRSGQLLYISGVTCKWNGKLEFKGKVGEDFTVEEGYEAARITTLNHLAIIKETLGSLDKVARIIKITGYVNCSSDFTEIPQVLNGSSDLAVKLLGEEGKHIRCAVGVNSLPGGAAVETDMIIEVND; encoded by the coding sequence TTGGTAGACGCAGCCGGAAGCCGAAAACTGGAAGTTTCCGGCACCATTCCCTATGCAGGTAATCCGATCAAGCACGGTGCTGTTGAAGACAAGCTTGCAGCATCAGGCTATGAACTCCCGGATCCTCCTTCGCCTGCTGGAAACTATCTTGCTGCTATTCGTTCAGGACAACTGCTTTACATCAGCGGTGTAACGTGCAAATGGAACGGCAAACTGGAATTCAAAGGGAAGGTCGGCGAGGACTTCACTGTTGAAGAAGGATATGAAGCGGCAAGGATTACGACGCTGAATCACCTGGCGATCATCAAAGAAACGCTCGGCAGTCTCGACAAGGTCGCCCGGATCATCAAAATTACCGGGTACGTTAACTGTTCGTCAGACTTTACGGAGATTCCACAGGTCCTCAACGGTTCATCAGATCTTGCCGTCAAGCTGCTTGGCGAGGAGGGCAAGCATATAAGGTGCGCTGTCGGAGTCAATTCGTTACCAGGGGGAGCAGCGGTAGAGACTGATATGATAATCGAAGTGAATGACTGA
- a CDS encoding excisionase family DNA-binding protein, whose product MYLTVKETAEYLSLPPAYVEALIRQRKIRAVHDGEQYLINKEQFNSHLDQMEKLKRRMEEFLSEPIPEDIDIKDED is encoded by the coding sequence ATGTATCTCACTGTTAAAGAAACTGCCGAATATCTCTCGCTTCCTCCAGCCTATGTGGAAGCACTCATCCGCCAGCGCAAGATACGCGCTGTGCATGATGGCGAGCAATACCTCATCAACAAAGAACAGTTCAACTCCCATCTGGATCAAATGGAAAAATTGAAAAGGCGCATGGAAGAATTCCTGAGTGAACCGATTCCTGAGGACATTGATATAAAGGATGAAGATTGA
- a CDS encoding peptidoglycan-binding protein, protein MVSSKHIVRKVATTTALAGMVFASPVVSEAALGDQTLSYGEKNKDVVELQDALKSKGFFNFHTSTGYYGDITTAAVKEFQDKHGLAVDGIFGPNTYDALMDVNEGQALRTLVMGDRGHQVKTLQEKLGGYYDFHDDGIFGPITLDAVKAFQRDKGLAVDGIVGKNTWAALNGKTVKTVSAPATTTNTQASTSETTSTSAPKHADAKQLTMEATAYTAYCAGCSGVTATGIDLRSNPNQKVVAVDPDVIPLGSKVYVEGYGTAIAGDTGGAIQGNRIDVFIPNKDDAMAFGRKTVNVTVLD, encoded by the coding sequence ATGGTATCTAGCAAACACATCGTAAGGAAGGTCGCAACGACTACTGCACTGGCTGGAATGGTATTCGCTAGTCCCGTCGTATCAGAAGCCGCACTTGGAGATCAGACACTATCGTACGGAGAAAAAAACAAGGATGTTGTGGAACTTCAGGATGCATTGAAATCTAAAGGATTTTTCAACTTCCATACATCTACTGGTTATTATGGCGATATTACAACAGCTGCGGTAAAAGAGTTTCAGGACAAGCACGGACTGGCAGTTGATGGAATCTTCGGACCAAACACATATGACGCATTGATGGACGTAAATGAAGGACAAGCTTTACGCACACTTGTTATGGGTGACAGAGGCCACCAGGTTAAAACGTTACAGGAGAAACTTGGCGGTTACTATGACTTTCACGATGACGGCATCTTTGGACCGATCACCCTTGACGCAGTCAAAGCATTTCAGCGTGATAAAGGGTTAGCTGTAGATGGTATTGTCGGTAAAAATACCTGGGCTGCACTAAACGGAAAAACTGTAAAAACAGTATCAGCCCCTGCTACTACTACTAATACCCAGGCTTCAACATCTGAAACCACTTCAACGTCTGCTCCAAAGCACGCTGATGCCAAGCAGCTTACAATGGAAGCAACGGCATACACAGCATATTGTGCAGGATGCTCTGGTGTGACAGCGACCGGAATTGACTTGAGAAGCAATCCGAACCAAAAGGTTGTAGCGGTTGATCCGGATGTCATCCCGCTCGGATCCAAAGTATACGTTGAAGGATACGGCACAGCTATTGCCGGCGATACAGGCGGCGCTATCCAGGGCAACCGGATTGATGTCTTCATCCCGAATAAAGACGATGCTATGGCATTCGGCCGTAAAACTGTGAATGTAACAGTACTTGATTAA
- a CDS encoding LPXTG cell wall anchor domain-containing protein, giving the protein MSKKLASLLTAMFLVFGFSGAVLAENHGEPPVEELEKKFKDWVIQDADEDHKVKNFDSKEEFKSKLAEIMAMDVAEYIVNTWYYEEDGSLYIIPKDGPIFLNMEKDYILEEKGENEYKLTQEAENTLRGRYTLTIQYLKEDGNWIISNRNGVADNEGTGSESGGELPETATSLPMTMMAGAAAMAGGFAILFYRRRSDA; this is encoded by the coding sequence TTGTCTAAGAAACTTGCTTCACTGCTGACAGCGATGTTCCTTGTATTTGGTTTTTCGGGTGCGGTTCTTGCAGAGAATCATGGTGAGCCGCCGGTGGAAGAGCTTGAGAAGAAGTTTAAAGATTGGGTGATTCAGGATGCTGATGAGGATCATAAAGTGAAAAACTTCGATTCAAAAGAAGAGTTCAAAAGTAAGTTGGCGGAGATTATGGCAATGGATGTGGCGGAGTATATCGTCAATACCTGGTATTACGAAGAAGACGGAAGTCTTTATATCATCCCGAAGGATGGCCCGATTTTCTTGAATATGGAGAAAGACTACATATTGGAGGAGAAAGGGGAGAACGAATACAAACTGACACAAGAGGCTGAAAATACGCTAAGGGGCCGGTATACACTGACGATACAGTATCTGAAGGAAGATGGAAACTGGATCATCTCTAATAGAAATGGTGTGGCAGATAATGAAGGAACGGGTTCGGAGAGCGGCGGTGAGCTTCCCGAAACTGCAACTTCCCTGCCGATGACAATGATGGCCGGAGCAGCTGCCATGGCTGGCGGCTTTGCTATCCTATTTTACAGAAGACGTTCTGATGCTTAA
- a CDS encoding class D sortase, producing the protein MKKIGLLLVAAGGLVLLWSGFSFWEQSQAARHHPEVVRETYDGWDNKTRQQTMAGPEEKFTSDGPDYEKGEQVARLSVPVIGNEYDVFWGTDSETLKQGVGMYDSKWTVSPAQSGHVVLSGHRDTVFTGLQEMEENDRIYVTYNDEVYEYQVRNMWITDSEDRSVIVEKEKPTLTLTTCYPFDYIGSAPDRFIVQSELVSKKPVHK; encoded by the coding sequence ATGAAAAAAATCGGATTGCTTCTGGTGGCTGCCGGCGGGCTGGTTTTGCTGTGGAGCGGGTTTTCGTTTTGGGAGCAGAGCCAGGCCGCCCGCCATCATCCTGAGGTAGTAAGAGAAACGTATGATGGATGGGATAATAAAACAAGACAGCAGACAATGGCCGGACCTGAAGAAAAATTTACATCAGATGGACCCGACTATGAAAAAGGGGAGCAAGTTGCCCGGTTATCGGTTCCGGTAATCGGAAATGAGTATGATGTCTTCTGGGGGACGGATTCCGAGACGCTGAAGCAGGGAGTCGGCATGTATGACAGCAAGTGGACGGTTTCTCCTGCGCAAAGCGGACATGTTGTGCTGTCAGGGCATCGCGACACCGTATTCACGGGGCTTCAGGAGATGGAAGAAAATGATCGGATTTATGTCACTTACAACGATGAGGTGTATGAATACCAGGTTCGTAACATGTGGATTACAGATAGTGAAGACAGGTCGGTCATCGTGGAAAAGGAGAAACCGACGCTGACCCTGACGACCTGTTACCCGTTCGACTATATCGGCAGTGCACCGGACCGCTTTATCGTACAATCAGAACTTGTTTCGAAAAAACCAGTCCATAAGTGA